ttaacaaaatgttaGATCTTACACCACTTGATAAACTTCTCGATGAATAAGGTGGAGCCTTGGGGGCCCTCACCAGCTCATCAGCAGATATATGAATCCTTGCATTATTACGATGGTTTTATCAATAGTTTAATATATGAACCTATAGGAAAAGTAAAAGATTTGTAAAGGAGCATGGAAAATGATAACTAACATGCAACTATCTAATTATAGTATCaatggacaaaaaaaaatttaattacagTATCTATCTAAAAATTATAACAATCACACAGTAAGCTGTAACGTTGGCATGAGTACCGGATACCATCCAAAAATTGAGGACTATTAGGTATAAACCTATTAAAAAATGGAAAGAGAAAACCATGACTCTAGATCCAGATCTATATGAAAAGGACAAATCGTCATACTATTAGTATTTAGTAATAATAAACCTTATTGGTTAAATATATAATGGCAATTTCTTGGTTTCCCCTTGAATTGTCTGATGAAGCTCACTTGCTTATATTGTTACTTCTGGACCAGGCTTCCAGGTATGCCATTCACTCGGAGGAGGCACAGGCTCTGGCATGGGAACTCTCCTGATATCAAAAATCAGGGAGGAGTATCCAGACAGAATGATGATGACATTTTCGGTTTTCCCTTCACCCAAGGTCTCTGACACCGTTGTGGAGCCTTATAATGCCACCCTTTCTGTGCATCAGTTGGTAGAGAatgctgatgaatgcatggttcTTGACAATGAGGCACTTTATGATATTTGCTTCCGAACCCTGAAGCTCACTACTCCAAGCTGTAAGTGATAAAACATTTATCTTGACCGATGGTTTGCTTTAATATGATACAATTTAACATAGTGTAGCTAACTCTGCACTTTTAATTTTGCAGTTGGAGATCTAAACCACTTGATTTCTGCTACTATGAGCGGTGTAACATGCTGCCTAAGGTTCCCCGGACAGCTGAACTCTGACCTCCGAAAGTTGGCTGTGAACCTGATCCCGTTCCCACGTCTTCACTTCTTTATGGTTGGTTTTGCACCACTTACATCTCGTGGTTCTCAGCAGTACGTTTCTCTCACTGTCCCAGAGCTAACTCAGCAGATGTGGGATGCGAAGAACATGATGTGTGCTGCTGACCCTCGCCATGGTCGCTACCTGACAGCGTCAGCCATGTTCCGAGGCAAGATGAGCACCAAAGAGGTTGATGAACAGATGATGAATGTCCAGAACAAGAATTCATCTTACTTCGTGGAGTGGATTCCCAATAATGTGAAATCCAGTGTTTGTGATATCCCACCCAGGGGTCTGAAGATGTCATCTACTTTCATAGGGAACTCCACGTCAATCCAGGAGATGTTTAGGAGGGTGAGCGAGCAATTCACAGCAATGTTCCGTCGCAAGGCCTTTCTGCATTGGTATACTGGTGAGGGAATGGATGAGATGGAGTTCACAGAAGCAGAGAGCAACATGAATGACTTGGTTGCAGAGTATCAACAATATCAGGACGCAACTGTGGAAGATGAGGAAGAGTACGAGGGGGAAGAGGGTCTCGATGAGAACTATGAGACCTAAAATGCGTTGGCAATTACCATATATGAAAACCTGCATGAAGTTAGAGAATGGCAACAACTTTTGCCTAGTTATATACTGCTGTGTGGCTATCTGTGTGTGTCTAAATTTTCTGCTCTGTTCGTTCCTTTGTATTCCGACTATGATGATGTTTGCTTTTCTTCAGACATTCAAATAAAGAAACGATCAGTTTCAGTTTTACTTTCAAAAGTTTAAAACACCCGCTAAATAGACAGGGACGGTCAAATTGGATAccaatttttattataatctttCAAAACCACCTAgttaattatttctaatttacaAATTCACAATCACAAACACTATTTCAATCATTGGTAAAAGATACAAATGGATGAGTAGATTTAGAAGAAAGATCATCTTGACTTGGGAGAGGAGTCTCTCAATCTGGGAACTTTAAACGTAGAAGTGAATAGATTTGGAGTTTCAGAAATACGAATTTCATCATCCTTTTTCCTCTTCGAGCTTCTGCTTCCCTAAACAACAAGACAATACAATCTGGTCAGTGAATGGATCTTACCTAAAAACAAACATTAGTTTTACTACGGTGACTAACGCATCAGAGTAATTTGTTAATTCCACCAACAAGCTAACATATATAATGTATATAGCCTTGGTGTTAAATTCTTGGAATATATTAAATCTAGAACAATAACTTCCTCGGTGGAATTATTTTGGGGAAATTTAAGATCCTTGAGGCCAAAAATGAAGAAGATTTAAGGTCTTTGGACCCTTAATAGTAGCAGTTCCTTCATGGCCACAACGTACCTGTTATATAGTACGATGAAACAAGGGGACAAAAATGCTTTTCTTTGGACAAAGGCAGAAACAATCAAGTGCATTAAACAATCCAAAAACATACTAATTATTAATTATCTCAAAAACATATGAATCCGGCTTTAAGCTAGATAGACTAAAAATTACCCTTCCATTGTCCTTCAGAGAATCATGAACATGTGGAGCGGAGCTTCCTTTCTTCATGGTTATGCTGCATTTGCT
The sequence above is drawn from the Gossypium hirsutum isolate 1008001.06 chromosome A05, Gossypium_hirsutum_v2.1, whole genome shotgun sequence genome and encodes:
- the LOC107958226 gene encoding tubulin beta-6 chain (The RefSeq protein has 1 substitution compared to this genomic sequence) codes for the protein MREILHVQGGQCGNQIGSKFWEVICDEHGVDPTGKYSGDGSSDIQLERIDVYYNEASGGRYVPRAVLMDLEPGTMDSIRSGPIGQIFRPDNFVFGQSGAGNNWAKGHYTEGAELIDAVLDVVRKEAENCDCLQGFQVCHSLGGGTGSGMGTLLISKIREEYPDRMMMTFSVFPSPKVSDTVVEPYNATLSVHQLVENADECMVLDNEALYDICFRTLKLTTPSFGDLNHLISATMSGVTCCLRFPGQLNSDLRKLAVNLIPFPRLHFFMVGFAPLTSRGSQQYVSLTVPELTQQMWDAKNMMCAADPRHGRYLTASAMFRGKMSTKEVDEQMMNVQNKNSSYFVEWIPNNVKSSVCDIPPRGLKMSSTFIGNSTSIQEMFRRVSEQFTAMFRRKAFLHWYTGEGMDEMDFTEAESNMNDLVAEYQQYQDATVEDEEEYEGEEGLDENYET